The nucleotide window CCGCGGCTGACCGCGCCCCGCCGGGTCAGGACGCGCTTGTTGTGCGCCTGGATCCGCGGGTCGTAGTTCTTCAGCAGCGCCAGCAGCGGGGTGGCCACCAGGATGGAGGTCAGGAACGCCACAGCCATACCGACGAACAGCACCAGACCGAGGTCCTTCAGCGTGCCGGCGCCGAGCAGGCCGGCACCGATGAAGAGCAGACCGCCTACCGGCAGCAGGGCGACCACCGAGGTGTTCAACGACCGCATCAGGCTCTGGTTGACGGCCAGGTTGGACGCCTCGGCGTACGTCTGGTTGTTGTTGGCGGTGATGCCCCGGGTGTTCTCCTGGACCTTGTCGAAGACCACCACCACGTCGTAGAGCGCGAAGCCCAGGATCGTCAGGAAGCCGATGATCGTCGACGGGGTGACCTCGAAGCCGACAAGCGAGTAGATGCCGGCGGTGAGGATCAGGTTCGTGATCAGCGAGGCGACCGCAGCCACGGCCATCCGCCACTCGAAGCGCAGGATCAGGTAGACCATCACCAGCGCGATGAAGATGACCAGACCGAGCACCGCCCGCTCGGTCACCTGGCTGCCCCAGGCCTCACTGACCTGGTTGCTGCTGATCTGGTCGGCGTTGATGCCGAGGTCCTCGGCGATCTGGGCCTTGACCGCGTTGGCCTGCTCGACGGTGAGCTGCGGCGTGCGCAGCTCGTAGGAGTCGCCGCCCGTGCCGCCGACCTTCTGCGTGGTGGCCACCGTGACGCCGGTGTTCTCGGCGGCGAGGGCCGAGTTGACCTCCCGCTCGGCGTCGTCCAGGGTGCCGACGCTTGCCGGCACCTGGAACGAGTTACCGCCGGCAAACTCGATGCCCAGGCTGAACCCACGGATCGAGAAGCTGAGGATCGCGATCAGGACCAGGACCCCGGCGACGCCGAACCAGAGCTTGCGCCGGCCGACGATGTTGAGACCGGCCTCGCCGTTGTAGAGGCGGCTCGCCAGACCGTTTTCAGCCATCTCAGGCCTCCTTGGCGCGCGGGTTGCGGGGCTGAGTCGGCTGGTTGCGGGCCGGCAGTGCCCGGCCCAGACCGCTGACCCGCGGGGACAGGAACGCCCGGGTCCGGGCGAACATCGTCATGATCGGGTGCCGGAAGAGGAAGACCACCACCAGGTCGAGCACGGTGGCCAGGCCGAGCGCGAACGCGAAGCCCTTGACCGTGCCGACCGAGACCACGTAGAGCACCACTGCGGAGAGCAGGGTGATCGCGTTGGCCGAGATGATCGTCCGACGGGCCCGGATCCAGGCGCGGGGCACCGCGCTACGCGGACTGCGCCCCTCCCGGATCTCGTCTTTCAGTCGTTCGAAGTAGATGACGAACGAGTCCGCCGCCACACCGAGCGAGACGATCATTCCGGCGATGCCGGCGAGGGTGAGCGTGAAGCCGATCTGCCGGCCGAGCACCACGAGCGCGCCGAAGACCAGCAGCGCGGAGAGGATGAGGCTCAGGAAGATCACCGAGCCGAGCAGCCGGTAGTAGAAGAACGCGTAGACGATGACCAGCAGCATGCCGATGCCCGCGGCGAGCAGACCGGCGCGCAGGTGGCTGGCACCCAGCGTGGCAGTGACGTTCTGCGCCTCCTGCTGCTCGAAGGTCACCGGCAGCGCGCCGTAGCGGAGCTGGCCGGCGAGGGTGCTGGCGTCCTTCTGGGTGAAGGTGCCGGTGATCTGGGAGTTGCCGGTCAGCACGCCCTGGATCTCCGGGGAGGAGACGATCTCGTTGTCCAGGACGACGGCCACCCGGCACTTGCCGTCCTGACCCAGCGCGGTCGCGTCGCAGGCCTGGCCCTCGTTGTTGAACGCCTCACGAGTCAGCGAGGTCCACTTGCCCTGGCCGTCGCCGGTGAAGTCCAGGCTGACCACCCAGGCGTTGGTCTGGTCGAGCACCGCGTCGGCGTCGGACACGTCGGTGCCCAGCACCTTGGCCTTGTCGAGCAGGTACTTCGACGCGCCGTCCTCGCAGGACACCACCTGCTGGTTGGCGTCGGAGATCGACGCCGGGGGGCGCTGGTCGAGCTGCGTACAGCCGATCGTCGGCACGTTGAACTGCATCTGCGCCGGGAGCACCGCGATCTCCTGCGGAGACAGCGTGCCGAACGGCTTGAGCTTCTCGGCCAGCGACGGGTCGGCGGTCAGGTCGGCCGGGGCCTGCAGCCCGTTGGCGGCCTGCCACGCGGCTGCGCCGATCTTCTGCTCGACGGCCTTGCGCTGCTCCTCGATGCTGGCCGGCACCGGCTCGGCGCTGGCGCTGGGCGCGGCGGCGCTCGGCGAGGCCGTGGCGGACGCGGAGGGGGTAGGCGTGGCGCTGGGCGACGCCGGGGCCATTCCGCCCTGACCGCCGCTGGGCGACGAGGTCACCTTCGGCGAGGCGCTGCCCGTCGGGGTCGGCGTCGCGCTGCCGGTCGGGGCGGCGCTGCCGGACGGGACCGGCGTGGCGGCGGGCGGCGCCTCGGCCACGCCACTGCCGGAGGCGGCCTTGAGCACCTTGCGGAAGCGCAGCTCGGCCGCGCTGCCCACGTCGGTGAGATCCCGGTTCTCACCGGGCAGGGAGATGACGATGTTGCGGTTGCCCTCGGTGACCACCTCGGCCTCGGCCACGCCGAACGCGTTGACCCGGCTCTCGATGATCTCGCGGGCCTCCTCGAGGTTCTCCGCCGTCGGGGGCTTGCCGTCGACGCTGTTGGTCGCCTCCAGTGTCACCCGCGTGCCGCCGATGAGGTCCAGGCCGAGCTTGGGCTCGAGCCGGTCCTTCCAACTGCCGCTGGCGCCAGCGAAGAACACCAAAAGATAGAGGACCACGAAGATGAACCCGAGCACGGCGAGCTGCCGCCCGGGGCGCATCTGTCCCTGAGGTGGTGCCACGGCTGTCCTGTCTCCCTGTACGGTCGCGCCGCTGTCGCAGCGGCGGCGGTGTCGGGCCGGGGGTCCCGCCCGACGGGGTCTGCCTTGAGCCGACGGAATGCCGACACGAGGACCGGGCACCCCGGCGCGGAACGCCGACGGTCACGGGAACGTGCCGACGCCCGGCGTCGACCCAACTATCCAGTTTTCACGTCTCGCCCGCTGCCCCGTTCGGGCGCGACGACCCGGAAGTCGGCCGACCGGCCGTACGCCGGACTCGCCGCTCCCGGGGGAGGATCACTCCTTGACGGTGTCCGCGTCCTCGGTGACCGGCTCGCTCGGCAGCTCCGCGCGGGTGACCACCCGCGCGATGGCCGGGCGGGCGTAGCGGGTCTGCACGCCCGGTGCGACCTCGATCAGGACGGTGTCGTCCTCGATGCCGGTGACCGTGCCGTAGAGCCCACCGATGGTCACGACCTCATCGCCGGGCCCGAGGTTGGACTGCATCGACTCCGCCTCTTTGCGGCGCTTCTGCTGGGGCCGGATCATCATGAAGTACATGACACCGAAGAGCAGGGCGATCATCAGGATCGGCGTGATACCGCCGGCCCCGCCACCCGCTGCTGCGTAATGCACGGTTACTGACCTTCCCATTGGCCACCTGCCCGGCACGAGGGTGCCGGAGCGGAGGCGGATTCTCACGTCCTGTACAGACCGCGGCGAAGTCTAAACCCTGCACCTGAGAACGCCGAATGCGGCACAGATCACGTTCACATCACGGCTGATCGACATCCAAGGAGAACAAGTCGGGCACAGGTGGACTATCCATACCAAATGTACCATTCGGCGGTGTGCGCCCCAGATGGCGCCAGGCGCCCTCGGTCGCCACCCGACCCCTGGGCGTACGGGCCAACAGGCCGGCCCGCACCAGGAACGGCTCGCACACCTCCTCCACCGTGTCCGGCTGCTCCCCCACCGCCACGGCGAGGGTGGACAACCCGACCGGGCCGCCCCGGAACGAGTCGACCAACGCGGTCAACACCGCACGGTCCAGCCGGTCCAGGCCGAGCGCGTCCACGTCGTACACGATCAGGGCCGCACGGGCGGTGTCGAGATCGACCACCCCGTCCGCCCGAACCTCGGCGTAGTCGCGGACCCGGCGCAGCAGCCGGTTGGCGATCCGGGGAGTGCCCCGGGACCGACCGGCGATCTCGGTCGCACCCTCGGGGGTGATCGGCACACCCAGGATCCGCGCCGAACGGTGCAGCAGCGTCTCCAGATCCGCCGGAGCGTAGAAGTCGAGGTGCGCGACGAAGCCGAACCGGTCCCGCATCGGCCCGGTCAACAGGCCCGAGCGGGTCGTCGCGCCGACCAGGGTGAACGGCTCGACGTCCAGCGGAATCGCCGTCGCCCCCGGGCCCTTGCCCACCACGACGTCGACCCGGAAGT belongs to Micromonospora ureilytica and includes:
- the secD gene encoding protein translocase subunit SecD, with translation MAPPQGQMRPGRQLAVLGFIFVVLYLLVFFAGASGSWKDRLEPKLGLDLIGGTRVTLEATNSVDGKPPTAENLEEAREIIESRVNAFGVAEAEVVTEGNRNIVISLPGENRDLTDVGSAAELRFRKVLKAASGSGVAEAPPAATPVPSGSAAPTGSATPTPTGSASPKVTSSPSGGQGGMAPASPSATPTPSASATASPSAAAPSASAEPVPASIEEQRKAVEQKIGAAAWQAANGLQAPADLTADPSLAEKLKPFGTLSPQEIAVLPAQMQFNVPTIGCTQLDQRPPASISDANQQVVSCEDGASKYLLDKAKVLGTDVSDADAVLDQTNAWVVSLDFTGDGQGKWTSLTREAFNNEGQACDATALGQDGKCRVAVVLDNEIVSSPEIQGVLTGNSQITGTFTQKDASTLAGQLRYGALPVTFEQQEAQNVTATLGASHLRAGLLAAGIGMLLVIVYAFFYYRLLGSVIFLSLILSALLVFGALVVLGRQIGFTLTLAGIAGMIVSLGVAADSFVIYFERLKDEIREGRSPRSAVPRAWIRARRTIISANAITLLSAVVLYVVSVGTVKGFAFALGLATVLDLVVVFLFRHPIMTMFARTRAFLSPRVSGLGRALPARNQPTQPRNPRAKEA
- the yajC gene encoding preprotein translocase subunit YajC; translated protein: MGRSVTVHYAAAGGGAGGITPILMIALLFGVMYFMMIRPQQKRRKEAESMQSNLGPGDEVVTIGGLYGTVTGIEDDTVLIEVAPGVQTRYARPAIARVVTRAELPSEPVTEDADTVKE
- the secF gene encoding protein translocase subunit SecF yields the protein MAENGLASRLYNGEAGLNIVGRRKLWFGVAGVLVLIAILSFSIRGFSLGIEFAGGNSFQVPASVGTLDDAEREVNSALAAENTGVTVATTQKVGGTGGDSYELRTPQLTVEQANAVKAQIAEDLGINADQISSNQVSEAWGSQVTERAVLGLVIFIALVMVYLILRFEWRMAVAAVASLITNLILTAGIYSLVGFEVTPSTIIGFLTILGFALYDVVVVFDKVQENTRGITANNNQTYAEASNLAVNQSLMRSLNTSVVALLPVGGLLFIGAGLLGAGTLKDLGLVLFVGMAVAFLTSILVATPLLALLKNYDPRIQAHNKRVLTRRGAVSRGEVTGKGAAGPVDQADATDEPVDQDAAALAGAAPKVGARPAGKRATGARGGRPGGGGNRPGGAKRR
- the ruvB gene encoding Holliday junction branch migration DNA helicase RuvB is translated as MSETEGLVSAYVSDADLDAEATVRPKRLAEFIAQDRVRDQLDLLLQGAMRRGSPPDHILLSGPPGLGKTSLANIVAAELGAGIRVTSGPAIERSGDLAAILTSLAEGDVLFIDEIHRIARPAEELLYSAMEDFRVDVVVGKGPGATAIPLDVEPFTLVGATTRSGLLTGPMRDRFGFVAHLDFYAPADLETLLHRSARILGVPITPEGATEIAGRSRGTPRIANRLLRRVRDYAEVRADGVVDLDTARAALIVYDVDALGLDRLDRAVLTALVDSFRGGPVGLSTLAVAVGEQPDTVEEVCEPFLVRAGLLARTPRGRVATEGAWRHLGRTPPNGTFGMDSPPVPDLFSLDVDQP